From one Streptomyces sp. SCSIO 30461 genomic stretch:
- a CDS encoding FAD-dependent oxidoreductase codes for MGADGAGIRERLPWGRDLSSHVLIARPGRPWADAPPPHVGVIGGGIAGLAAATALAERGVRVTLYERGPALGGRLAGWPVDLADGTTATMSRGFHAFFRQYYNLRALLRRTDPELRVLTALPDYPLRHSDGMLDSFARIPRTPPLSALGFVVLSPSFSWRDLLRMNPVAALPLLDVRVPDIFERLDHVSATDFLTRIRFPEAAQHLAFEVFSRSFFADPKELSAAELALMFHIYFLGSSEGLLFDVPREPFPQALWEPLGRYLDGHGVTIHTATPVDSVTPQPDGRLTATTAAASCVHDAVVLAVDTAGLQQLIATSPGLGDAAWRARIAELRTAPPFLVSRFWLDRPVAAKRPGFLGTSGYGDLDNISVLDRWEGEAHRWAVRTGGSVVELHAYAARIDGDRAAVQGRLLEQLHRVYPETRDAGVIDERHEWREDCPLFSLGGHRTRPTVRTPDPALMVAGDVVRTNLPVALMERAATSGFLAANELLARWGLRGHVLRTVPARGRSILMRGLAGLGTR; via the coding sequence GTGGGCGCGGATGGCGCTGGGATCAGGGAACGTTTGCCGTGGGGACGGGACTTGAGCTCGCATGTCCTGATCGCTCGGCCGGGCCGCCCGTGGGCCGACGCGCCACCGCCACATGTGGGGGTGATCGGTGGCGGTATCGCCGGGCTGGCTGCTGCCACTGCTCTGGCCGAACGGGGCGTCCGGGTGACGTTGTACGAGCGCGGGCCCGCCTTGGGAGGTCGGCTCGCCGGTTGGCCGGTGGATCTGGCCGATGGTACGACCGCCACAATGAGCCGCGGATTCCACGCCTTCTTCCGCCAGTACTACAACCTGCGCGCACTCTTGCGGCGCACCGACCCGGAGCTGCGTGTTCTCACCGCCCTGCCGGACTACCCACTGCGGCACAGCGACGGCATGCTGGACAGCTTCGCACGCATTCCGCGCACTCCCCCGCTCAGTGCGTTGGGCTTTGTCGTCCTGAGCCCGTCGTTCAGTTGGCGTGACCTCCTGCGGATGAATCCCGTTGCCGCACTCCCCCTCCTGGACGTGCGCGTCCCTGACATCTTCGAGCGCCTGGACCACGTCAGCGCGACGGACTTCCTCACCCGGATCCGGTTTCCCGAGGCCGCGCAGCACCTTGCCTTCGAGGTCTTCTCGCGCAGCTTCTTCGCCGACCCGAAGGAACTATCGGCGGCAGAACTGGCTCTGATGTTCCACATCTACTTCCTGGGCTCGAGCGAAGGACTGCTTTTCGACGTGCCCCGGGAACCCTTCCCCCAGGCACTGTGGGAACCGCTGGGGCGGTACCTGGACGGTCACGGGGTCACGATCCACACCGCAACGCCGGTCGACTCTGTTACTCCTCAGCCGGATGGGAGACTCACCGCGACCACTGCCGCCGCTTCGTGTGTTCATGACGCGGTCGTCCTCGCCGTGGACACGGCAGGACTGCAGCAGCTGATCGCCACGTCCCCCGGTCTTGGAGACGCGGCATGGCGGGCGAGGATCGCGGAACTGCGCACCGCGCCGCCCTTCTTGGTGTCCCGGTTCTGGCTTGACCGGCCGGTGGCCGCAAAGCGGCCGGGCTTCCTGGGCACCAGCGGCTACGGCGACCTGGACAACATCAGTGTGCTGGACCGGTGGGAGGGCGAAGCGCACCGCTGGGCCGTGCGGACGGGCGGTTCCGTGGTGGAGTTGCACGCGTACGCCGCTCGCATCGATGGCGACCGGGCCGCCGTGCAAGGCAGGCTGCTGGAGCAACTGCACCGGGTGTACCCGGAGACCCGTGATGCCGGCGTGATCGACGAGCGGCACGAGTGGCGCGAGGACTGCCCGCTGTTCTCCCTCGGTGGTCACAGAACTCGGCCGACCGTCCGCACGCCCGACCCGGCCCTGATGGTGGCAGGCGATGTGGTCCGGACCAACCTGCCCGTAGCGCTCATGGAGCGTGCCGCGACCAGCGGCTTCCTGGCCGCCAACGAACTCCTGGCGCGCTGGGGCCTTCGAGGTCACGTCCTGCGCACGGTCCCGGCGCGTGGCCGCTCGATCCTGATGCGGGGTTTGGCCGGATTGGGGACACGGTGA
- a CDS encoding class I SAM-dependent methyltransferase: MSLLRDADLSVAFDRAARSYDRMVAVNPGYHRQLRRSTRRLGLAYAGAGQRVLDLGCGTGASTAALLAVAPCAQVTAVDASAGMLAKAQRKAWPPGVSFTHASAEDLARAGVKGPFDAVFASYLLRNVSDPDDVLAQVHRLLAPGGRIAVHEYTLSGRRVHRAVWTAVCRGVVLPVARRSGDAALYEHLWRSVVDFDTADEFARRMRRAGFADVRVLPLSGWHTGITHTFVGRVPAGEGRK; encoded by the coding sequence ATGTCTCTGCTGCGCGATGCCGATCTGTCGGTTGCTTTCGATCGCGCCGCTCGGTCCTACGACCGGATGGTCGCGGTCAACCCCGGATACCACCGCCAGCTCCGGCGCTCGACACGGCGCCTCGGGCTGGCTTACGCAGGGGCCGGTCAGCGTGTGCTGGACCTCGGCTGCGGTACCGGGGCGTCGACCGCGGCGCTGCTCGCGGTGGCTCCCTGCGCCCAGGTAACAGCAGTCGACGCGTCGGCGGGCATGCTGGCCAAAGCCCAGCGCAAGGCCTGGCCTCCAGGAGTCTCGTTCACCCATGCCTCCGCCGAGGATCTCGCCCGGGCCGGGGTGAAAGGCCCCTTCGATGCCGTCTTCGCGTCCTATCTGTTGCGCAATGTGTCCGACCCGGATGACGTACTGGCCCAGGTGCACCGCCTTCTCGCTCCCGGAGGACGCATCGCCGTCCACGAGTACACGCTCAGCGGCAGACGGGTGCACCGCGCGGTCTGGACGGCGGTATGCCGGGGTGTGGTTCTGCCGGTCGCCCGCAGGTCCGGGGACGCCGCCCTCTACGAGCATCTGTGGCGCAGCGTCGTTGACTTCGACACGGCGGACGAGTTCGCCCGGCGGATGCGGAGGGCGGGCTTCGCAGATGTGCGGGTCCTGCCGCTGTCAGGGTGGCACACGGGCATCACCCACACGTTCGTGGGGCGTGTACCGGCTGGGGAAGGGCGGAAGTGA
- a CDS encoding lycopene cyclase family protein → MYDVDVAIVGAGAAGLSLARRLTSSGQQATSERGVSIALVDAPEGPLRPPERTWCFWEEAGGEYDDILAASWDRLRITAVDGTVTTVCCAPLRYKMIRSVPFEERTAELLFCGGCLRYEAVVSHVRDLPGGGAEVCGRDVAGVDFRLTARWAFDSRPREAGPARTRWFQHFRGWFVRTERPQFNRAVADLMDFRTPQPARGLSFGYVLPLGARDALVEYTEFSPSILGMDAYERALRHYTGAVLRLGSFRITGAEQGVIPMTDARCARRMGRAVFPIGAVGGATRPATGYTFAAIQRQTRAITDALTQSRTPSVSRPYSSRSRLMDAVLLRALDAGRIDGPAFFTGLFRQVPAHRLLRFLDGSTHWWEDVVIGLSTPVWPMLHTACELPLLPRRAPASAGRRQATG, encoded by the coding sequence TTGTACGACGTGGACGTGGCAATCGTCGGTGCCGGGGCCGCCGGTCTCTCGCTGGCTCGGCGGCTCACCTCGTCCGGACAGCAGGCGACGTCGGAGCGGGGGGTCTCCATCGCGCTGGTCGACGCGCCTGAGGGGCCACTGCGGCCGCCGGAGCGGACCTGGTGTTTCTGGGAGGAAGCGGGTGGCGAGTACGACGACATTCTCGCGGCGAGCTGGGACCGGCTGCGGATCACGGCCGTGGACGGAACCGTGACGACCGTCTGCTGCGCGCCGCTGCGCTACAAGATGATCCGGTCGGTGCCCTTCGAGGAGCGTACTGCCGAGCTCCTGTTCTGCGGCGGCTGTCTTCGGTACGAGGCTGTCGTGAGCCATGTACGGGATCTGCCCGGCGGTGGCGCCGAGGTGTGTGGGCGGGACGTTGCCGGGGTGGACTTCCGGCTGACGGCCCGCTGGGCCTTCGACTCGCGGCCGCGAGAGGCTGGCCCCGCACGCACCAGGTGGTTCCAGCATTTTCGCGGATGGTTCGTGCGTACCGAGAGGCCTCAATTCAACCGTGCAGTCGCTGACCTCATGGACTTTCGCACGCCCCAACCTGCCCGGGGGCTGTCATTCGGGTATGTCCTGCCGCTCGGCGCGAGGGACGCACTGGTGGAGTACACCGAGTTCTCTCCGTCCATTCTCGGCATGGACGCGTACGAGCGGGCCCTGCGCCACTACACCGGCGCGGTGCTGCGACTCGGTTCGTTCCGCATCACGGGGGCGGAGCAAGGAGTCATTCCGATGACTGACGCGCGCTGTGCGCGCCGGATGGGCAGGGCGGTGTTCCCGATCGGTGCGGTCGGCGGCGCCACCCGGCCGGCGACCGGCTATACCTTCGCAGCCATCCAGCGCCAGACCCGTGCCATCACGGACGCGCTGACGCAAAGCCGCACCCCATCGGTTTCACGGCCCTACTCCTCCCGGTCCCGGCTCATGGACGCGGTGCTGCTGCGCGCTCTGGACGCCGGGCGGATCGACGGACCGGCCTTCTTCACAGGGCTGTTCCGCCAGGTGCCGGCACACCGCCTGCTGCGCTTCCTCGACGGCAGCACCCATTGGTGGGAGGACGTGGTGATCGGGCTGAGCACGCCGGTCTGGCCGATGCTCCACACCGCATGCGAGCTGCCGCTGCTGCCCCGCCGCGCTCCGGCGTCCGCAGGACGTCGGCAGGCCACAGGCTGA
- a CDS encoding DUF3618 domain-containing protein → MIPPKNWPSRLRPTREQLGHTLEALADETDVKAHAQAVAGDLKTHVAQNAAEAKDKAAQAARLVHDNAREPLLEAAGAARRNRTALLAAGAGIIAVAMLVRRAMR, encoded by the coding sequence CTGATACCCCCGAAGAACTGGCCGTCCAGGCTCAGGCCCACCCGGGAGCAACTCGGCCACACCCTGGAGGCCCTCGCCGACGAGACCGACGTCAAGGCCCACGCCCAGGCGGTGGCCGGCGACCTCAAGACCCACGTCGCACAAAATGCTGCGGAAGCAAAAGACAAGGCCGCCCAGGCAGCGCGTCTCGTGCACGACAACGCGCGCGAGCCGCTACTCGAAGCGGCCGGCGCTGCTCGCCGCAACCGCACCGCTCTGCTCGCCGCCGGCGCAGGCATCATCGCTGTAGCGATGCTGGTGCGGCGTGCCATGAGGTGA
- a CDS encoding HAMP domain-containing sensor histidine kinase encodes MSRTRRLLAHIPLSLRLLLCATGLVTVALLATGFLGSHLLYGYLLERLDRQLTGTATRISHEIDSPRSDRLASPLPAAYTAWIVDEAGTLIRRIPPHEDSPPNSLLTTLAAPSSIRAHQPFTTSGADGDWRGVALPLSGGRTLVTMTSLAESEATVARLVAIDLLVGAGAVIALACVGHLLVHASLRPLRTIEVTAESIVAGDLSCRVPVHPAWTEAGRLGRALNAMLNQIESAVNAQRASESAARDSEERMRTFIADASHELRTPLTSLRGYAELAHQTPHEPAQLMHLMQRIQDGGTRMAALVEDLLLLARLDQHRPRAHLPADVFDLAVAAVLDARARDPHRPIELVRLDNPQDTTTPVPVLGDVDQLRQILDNLLTNALTHTPESASIEVRIGLRETTAVIEVADEGPGMTAQQAERVFERFYRTAAARTHPGTGLGLSIVAALAAAHKGTTQLETAPEAGCTFRVILPSAASNRGG; translated from the coding sequence ATGAGCAGGACCCGCCGACTGCTCGCCCACATCCCCCTGTCACTACGCCTGCTCCTGTGCGCCACAGGACTGGTCACCGTCGCACTCCTGGCGACTGGATTCCTCGGTTCTCACCTGCTGTACGGCTACCTCCTGGAACGGCTGGACCGCCAGCTGACCGGAACAGCCACCCGCATCTCGCACGAGATCGACAGCCCCCGCTCCGACCGGCTCGCCTCGCCGCTCCCCGCCGCGTACACAGCCTGGATCGTCGACGAAGCGGGCACCCTGATCCGCCGCATCCCGCCCCACGAGGACAGCCCGCCGAACTCCCTCTTGACGACCCTCGCCGCACCGTCATCGATACGTGCGCACCAGCCCTTCACCACCTCCGGCGCCGACGGCGACTGGCGGGGCGTAGCCCTGCCCCTGTCCGGCGGGAGGACGCTCGTGACCATGACCAGCCTGGCCGAATCCGAGGCGACCGTGGCGCGCCTCGTCGCCATCGACCTGCTGGTCGGCGCGGGAGCGGTCATCGCCCTGGCATGCGTGGGCCACCTCCTCGTACATGCTTCCCTCCGGCCCCTGCGGACCATCGAGGTCACCGCCGAATCCATCGTCGCCGGAGATCTCTCCTGCCGCGTCCCCGTGCACCCGGCCTGGACCGAGGCGGGACGCCTGGGACGGGCCCTCAACGCCATGCTGAACCAGATCGAGTCAGCCGTGAACGCGCAACGAGCCTCGGAATCGGCCGCACGCGACTCGGAAGAACGGATGCGCACCTTCATCGCCGACGCCAGCCACGAACTGCGCACCCCCCTCACTTCCCTCCGCGGCTACGCCGAACTGGCCCACCAGACTCCCCACGAACCAGCTCAACTCATGCACCTGATGCAGCGCATACAGGACGGTGGGACCCGCATGGCAGCACTCGTCGAGGACCTGCTGCTCCTGGCCCGACTCGATCAGCATCGCCCGCGCGCCCACCTCCCGGCCGACGTGTTCGATCTCGCCGTGGCAGCAGTACTCGACGCACGAGCCCGCGACCCCCACCGCCCCATCGAACTCGTCCGCCTGGACAACCCGCAAGACACCACCACACCGGTGCCCGTCCTGGGCGATGTCGACCAGCTCCGCCAGATTCTCGACAACCTCCTCACAAACGCCCTCACCCATACACCCGAATCTGCTTCCATCGAAGTACGCATCGGGCTGCGGGAGACCACCGCCGTCATCGAAGTAGCCGACGAGGGACCGGGCATGACCGCCCAACAGGCAGAGCGCGTGTTCGAACGTTTCTATCGCACCGCAGCAGCGCGTACGCACCCCGGTACCGGTCTGGGCCTCTCCATCGTCGCCGCACTCGCCGCCGCCCACAAGGGCACCACCCAGCTCGAAACAGCCCCGGAAGCAGGCTGCACCTTCCGAGTGATCCTCCCCAGCGCCGCGTCGAATCGTGGGGGATGA
- a CDS encoding response regulator transcription factor — protein MKSWQEQQTGPERTRLLIAEDEPSIRELLAVGLRYAGFDVTTAADGREALQGADRARPDLLILDVAMPDIDGFEVTRRLRSTGNQAPVVFLTACDATDDKVAGLTLGADDYITKPFSLEEVIARIHAVLRRAHRQPAGTACLEIADLKMDEDSHAVWRADQEIHLTPLEFQLLRFLLANSGRVMSKPQILDNVWNYDFNGGAGIVETYISTLRRKIDFAEPKLLHTLRGVGYVLRVPRT, from the coding sequence ATGAAGTCATGGCAGGAACAACAGACCGGCCCCGAGCGGACAAGGTTGCTCATCGCCGAAGATGAGCCCAGCATCCGCGAACTGCTCGCGGTCGGCCTGCGCTACGCGGGCTTCGACGTCACCACGGCAGCGGACGGCCGGGAAGCGCTACAGGGTGCCGACCGAGCGCGACCGGACCTCCTGATCCTCGACGTAGCCATGCCCGACATCGATGGCTTCGAGGTGACCCGTCGCCTGCGGAGCACAGGAAACCAGGCCCCCGTGGTCTTTCTCACCGCATGCGACGCCACGGACGACAAAGTCGCCGGGCTGACCCTCGGCGCGGACGACTACATCACCAAACCGTTCAGCCTGGAAGAGGTCATCGCCCGCATCCACGCCGTACTGCGGCGCGCGCACCGGCAGCCGGCAGGGACGGCCTGCCTGGAGATCGCCGACCTGAAGATGGACGAGGACAGCCACGCTGTATGGCGGGCCGACCAGGAAATCCACCTCACACCTCTGGAATTCCAGCTGCTGCGCTTCCTCCTCGCCAACAGCGGCCGCGTCATGTCGAAGCCCCAGATCCTCGACAACGTCTGGAACTACGACTTCAACGGCGGCGCCGGCATCGTCGAGACCTACATCTCCACCCTGCGCCGCAAAATCGACTTCGCCGAGCCCAAACTCCTCCACACGCTGCGCGGAGTCGGATACGTGCTGCGAGTCCCCCGTACATGA
- a CDS encoding YHYH protein, with amino-acid sequence MHHPSSPPGRRRSRFPWLRQRALVVPLAVAALVAAGCGSSASTPHRAGASLLPLGDGRVGDRPEAGSVFSCQTRFPKNAPGAFRDGEWIQGDQWDPEGKPTVDGEVEWPNAEISIAVEGSERVVTANGLPSHSTGSFPISPDDDAYAYDRNPNHISEQQVLLRLPASPSAAAEPSCVPGGMIGFTLTGAALYNALDAQGRDAAAHEIQDSCDGHPEKNGQYHYHSLTDCIDDSSGDGGGHSDLFGFALDGFGIYGPKDSDGDALTNADLDACHGHTGPVEVDGRTKTVYHYHFTEEYPYTLGCFTGDPIELPGTRPGGRR; translated from the coding sequence ATGCATCACCCGTCATCACCGCCGGGCCGCCGGCGCAGCCGCTTTCCATGGCTGCGGCAGCGTGCCCTCGTCGTCCCGCTGGCCGTGGCAGCCCTGGTGGCCGCCGGGTGCGGCTCGTCGGCATCCACCCCGCATCGCGCCGGCGCCTCCCTGCTGCCGCTGGGGGACGGACGGGTCGGCGACCGTCCTGAAGCCGGGTCGGTCTTCTCCTGCCAGACACGGTTCCCCAAGAACGCTCCGGGAGCTTTCCGCGACGGTGAGTGGATCCAGGGCGACCAGTGGGACCCCGAAGGCAAGCCCACCGTGGACGGCGAGGTGGAGTGGCCGAACGCCGAGATCAGCATCGCGGTGGAAGGCTCCGAACGCGTCGTCACGGCGAACGGCCTGCCCTCCCATTCCACGGGGAGCTTCCCGATCTCGCCGGACGACGACGCCTACGCCTACGACCGGAACCCCAACCACATCAGTGAGCAACAGGTCCTGCTCCGCCTGCCCGCCTCGCCGAGTGCAGCGGCGGAGCCGTCCTGCGTTCCCGGGGGGATGATCGGATTCACGCTGACCGGTGCGGCCCTCTACAACGCGCTGGATGCCCAGGGACGGGATGCCGCCGCGCACGAGATCCAAGATTCCTGCGACGGCCATCCCGAGAAGAACGGGCAGTACCACTACCACAGTCTGACCGACTGCATCGACGACTCGTCGGGCGACGGCGGCGGGCACAGCGACCTGTTCGGCTTCGCCCTGGACGGATTCGGCATCTACGGCCCCAAGGACAGCGACGGGGACGCACTCACCAACGCCGACCTCGACGCCTGCCACGGCCACACCGGGCCCGTGGAAGTGGACGGGAGGACCAAGACCGTCTACCACTACCACTTCACCGAGGAGTACCCGTACACGCTCGGATGCTTCACCGGTGACCCGATCGAGCTCCCCGGCACGCGTCCCGGAGGCCGCCGGTGA